The proteins below come from a single Corylus avellana chromosome ca3, CavTom2PMs-1.0 genomic window:
- the LOC132174383 gene encoding blue copper protein 1a-like, producing MASTQYLFILAIIAAILVPSILATEFVVGDDKGWTINFDYQSWTQGKEFHFSSIDREGAHNVLKVNSTSFQQCTAPAGTKVLTSGNDVITLTTPKRQWYICGVAKHCEVEKQRLVITVLIIGTSLPFPSRLLLFSPNDDGLPKRRARRPNYQKSRKKFLQECLTKGKQEYTKTRKVLGPIEAEAIRDQCNKGCNDAYTLY from the exons ATGGCCTCTACTCAATATTTGTTCATCCTTGCAATCATAGCAGCAATTCTTGTCCCTTCAATTTTGGCCACAGAGTTTGTGGTTGGTGATGACAAGGGTTGGACCATTAACTTTGATTACCAATCCTGGACTCAGGGAAAGGAGTTCCAT TTTTCAAGTATAGATCGAGAGGGAGCCCATAATGTTCTTAAAGTCAATTCCACTAGCTTCCAACAATGTACGGCACCCGCAGGAACTAAGGTCTTGACTAGTGGAAATGATGTGATTACCCTAACAACCCCGAAAAGACAATGGTACATTTGTGGGGTTGCTAAGCATTGTGAGGTTGAAAAACAGAGGCTTGTTATAACAGTGTTGATAATTGGGACGTCTTTGCCATTTCCCTCTCGACTTCTCCTTTTCTCTCCAAATGACGACGGATTACCAAAACGTCGGGCGAGACGTCCCAATTATCAAAAGAGTCGAAAGAAATTTTTGCAAGAATGTCTTACAAAAGGCAAACAGGAATACACGAAGACTCGTAAAGTTCTTGGGCCTATCGAGGCTGAAGCCATACGTGATCAATGCAATAAAGGGTGCAACGATGCGTATACCTTATATTAA